The following are encoded together in the Xanthobacter autotrophicus Py2 genome:
- a CDS encoding conserved hypothetical protein (KEGG: mag:amb2814 hypothetical protein): MPSQRLLLVASLALNLFFAGAAVAVAFHRMHGPPLAGRSQTVHIDRLAATLPAADAAVLRARFGDIAGSLAAAEQASRLAQDKARSAISATPFDESRGDQAFVELRAARRAVWLIVHKAILDAAKDMSQEGRDQLAAWVPPGPARAGGATERTKPPASDGGQ, encoded by the coding sequence ATGCCATCTCAGCGCCTGCTGCTGGTGGCCTCCCTCGCGCTCAACCTGTTCTTCGCCGGCGCGGCGGTAGCGGTGGCGTTCCACCGCATGCACGGCCCGCCGCTGGCGGGGCGAAGCCAGACGGTGCACATCGACCGCCTCGCCGCCACCCTGCCGGCGGCGGACGCAGCCGTGCTGCGCGCCCGCTTCGGCGACATCGCCGGCAGCCTCGCCGCCGCCGAGCAGGCCTCCCGGCTGGCGCAGGACAAAGCCCGCAGCGCCATCTCAGCGACCCCGTTCGACGAAAGCAGGGGCGATCAGGCGTTCGTCGAGCTGAGGGCCGCGCGGCGTGCGGTCTGGCTCATCGTCCACAAGGCCATCCTCGATGCCGCCAAGGACATGTCCCAGGAAGGACGCGACCAGCTCGCCGCCTGGGTGCCACCCGGACCCGCCCGCGCGGGCGGCGCCACGGAGAGGACGAAACCGCCGGCATCAGACGGCGGCCAGTGA